TTCTTTATTTCAAAAAAAGTCATGTACAATAACTTTCTTATTTTGAATTTTGACATTATTCATGGTAAgcgattgactattaatttatgtctaatctataagatcaaatatagtcatcttgatgaattcgtatttatgagtattttaatacaatgaagtttttatatttaatagtaatacaaaattaaagatattaacaatcaaaagtgtgtattggcaaacgtgtccaacaTAAATAGGACACGTTTTTAGAGACAGGGCGAGTACGTTTTTTGTGAAACATTTTTACTGTCCAAGTAAAAGCCTTCAACTCACTAATCAACAATCATGGAGCAAATGTCAATTTTACAATGTTGACAATTAAAAGTCAAGAAAGTTAACAAGATTTAAAAACCCAACCTGCAGTCAGATTATGTACCTTGTTCAAGTATAATGTTTTCTTTCACATTCGGGTAAAGTACAAACTGCTTCTGATAATGTAAAGATAATTAATAACACCAAGTATACCGGTTTTTAGCCCTATATGGTACATGGGTAGAATATTGTTTAAAATGGCACGACATGTAAAAACAGTCCAAATAGTATGTAGAAACGCATAAAATGGTAACGTTTAGCTAAAACACTAAATTGCTTAGCGTGTTGGTTGTTATTAATactatttttttcctttttttgtcCATGACGCTAGATGAACTTGTGTTTGaggtttttaatttttttttgttatgCTAAACGTTACTTAAGTTAGATCGCTTTAAGTAACGCTTTCCCCAATTTTTTCTAATTGGATTGTTGTGCATTTTACtaagttttaatatttttaaaattttaacggGGCATTTTGAACCCTACAAAATTAAAAACTGCTAAATTAGATATTAGAATTTTAATTGGAGTTTGATTTCTAAAATCCTGAATTCTATATCAGTGTAccaattattaatttattattttaatatttcaaaaatctaaatggaagttgttgaactttAGGAGCCCGTAAGGTTTATCTAGTGCGCACCCGATGGGTAGCGGCCGCCGGTTACCTAcgttaaaaaaaaattgttcaaGATTGTTAAATTAGCTgtcatttattaaaaaaaattggatattcaattagtttattaattaaaatccaaaaaaaattataataataattaaaactgaATAAATACGTATCAAGATAAATCAAATCATAGTCTTTTTGAACAAAACTACGATCGTTGATCGGATCTTTCACTGTTGTATATTTCTCGCTCGCATTGTTGACATATACATCATTTTATAAAGACAATCCAACAATCTGTTGAAATTGTGAGAACACAGAAATTTGACGTGTCGAAACGCATTCGAACAATTAATAATAGTCGTAATCTGATAGGACCCCTATCAATGAACCAATATACGAAATTTTGTAGATCTACGATTCCAGAGAACAAAACAAACAAACTAAACTCTCACAATGAGAGAGAACAAAACACAATATATAGTTAAGAAAACCTATACATAGAACTAAAACTCTTAATGAAGAGATAGATTTATttgaagtaaataaaaattaggaaaaattatcAAAACAGTGTTTATCATTAACCAATCGAAAAAATAAGAATTAAGGTTTTGCGAAAGAGAGAGATAGGAGGGCAActagtttttaaatatttctaaTATCCAAAGTGAATTATTGAAcctaaaaaatttattaaataaggATACACCCCTAagtttataaatattaatttaaaaatgactattgaaaaaataatattaaataatatttacgGCCGAAAAATAGCACACAAtaagaaatttaaaataataataataataatttatatactaCGTGTAATTttataatacaaaattaagttagcaattaaaaaatataaaaaaaatattaaattttttattatttaaattatttaaaattataaccttaaaaatatttaaaattactCATATAAATTACAACAATCAACCAAACATGATATTAATATACTATCAATATCAATTATAGCAATCAACTAAACATACGTCATATGATATTAGTTTCATATATCGTTAACCCAATACCACCTTCCAAACCCTTGCCATTCCCCTAACAAGTGAAATGACCTCCTGAAGATAAACTCTTAATTAGCGCATGGTTGAATGTGTCGATTGATCCCTTGATCGGGGCGAATAAAAAAGGTGAATTTTGGGATCAAATTTGTAACTATTGTGAATAAAGTAATCACGGTATTATCAAAAGAGGGGTAATATCTATCAAAAAAAGGTGGCAACGAATAAATGAAGGGGCTTAGCAATATAGAACATGTTATGAGGAAGCTGTCTCAAAAATGGGGAGTGGTACAAATTTGGACAACATAATTGCGGCAGCTCATGGTTTCCATAAAACTAAATACAATAAGAAGTTTAATTTTGACAAGCATTGGAATGATCTAAAGAGATATCCTAAATGGAGACAGCCTAAAGAGACAAATAATGGAAGTGCAAAGAGAACTAAATTTAGTGATTTTGGGAACTACTCATCATTGATGAATGAAACACCAACAGATGAGAATGTTGTTGAATCACCGGTTCGTCCTAAAGGTACAAAAGCAGCTAAGAGGGACGGGAAAAAAAGGCAGAGTTTAATGATCTTAAAAAAAAGATTATGAAGAAATAAAAGCTAGTTTATGCAGGAGATTAGATCTAATGGCAGAGTTCAATGAACTTAAGAAAAAGAGGAGGCTAGGATAGAGAATGAATCAGATATGCAACTTCTTACGCTTGATACTAGTATAATGAAAGAGGCTCAACGAGAGATTTATGCCAAAATTATTGAGGATGTCAAATCAAAACGCAGGTGGAACTAGCCATTGGAATCTAGTTGCTTGTTTATTTTTATTTGGAATTAGTTGTTGGAAACTAGTTGTTCGTTTGATTCTGTTTGGAATAAGTTCTTGGAAGCTAGTTTTTGTTTGTTTCTATTTGGAACTAGTCGTTGTAATTTAGTTCTTGTTTATTTTTAGTTCGAACTAGccgttttcttttattatttttatctcctataaaacatgtCTGTTCTTTGTGATAGTCTGCAACTCATTTTTTTCATTCACAGTGCAATCAAAATATATACTACGGATGAGAACTCTGATATGTCTAAAGAATTTATTGAAGAAGGCTCGTCAACCACGACTAAACGAGTGATATGCAAAGACCGCGAAGCGGGTCATGAACGATTGGAGAGAGATTATTTTGCTCAAAATCCAGTATACCCTCTAGATACATTCCGACGACGGTTTCGAATGGGAAGACACGTGTTCCTTCGAATTGTGGATGCTCTTTCAAATTTTGATCCATATTTTCAGCAGAAGGTTGATGCATTGGAAAGAAAGGGCCTATCACCTTTACAAAATTCACGGCGGCCATACGTATGTTGGCATATGGAATTGGAACGGATGCAGTTGATGATTATGTGTGCATTGGTACGTCCACTGCAATTGAATGCTTGAAAAAATTTGTTAccaatattattttaatttttgagaGTGAATATTTGCGAAAGCCAAACTCAAATGATGTACAACGTCTCATAAAAATGGGAAAGGCTCGCGGTTTTCCCGGAATGATGGGGAGTATTGACTACATGCATTTGCAGTGGAAAAATTGCCCTAAAGCATGGAAAGGGATGTTCATGAGGGGTCATAAAGGAGTTCCAACAATATTGCTTAATGTTGTTGCCTCATCGGACCTATGGATATGACATGCATTTTTTGGAGTTGCTGGTTCTAATAACGACATGAATGTGTTAGACCGATAACCGATATTTGATGATGTACAAGAAGGTCGTGCTCCTGAGGTAAATTACAATATTAATGGTAACAACTATAACATGGGGTACTATCTAACAGATGGAATCTATCCTGAATGGGCTACGTTCGTGAAACAATTCCACGCCCACAAGGTGAAAAGAGAAAATTGTTCTCCAAATATCAAGAAGGTCATCGAAAAAACGTAGAAATGACATTTGGCGTGTTGCAATCTCAATTTGCAATTGTACATGATCCAACACAATTTTGGGATAAAGAAGATCTCGCTAAAATAATGAGAGCGTGTATTATACTACATAATATGATCGTTGAGGATGAGAGAGACACATACGTCACTCCCTTTGGCGCTTTACCATCTTACGATGATGCAACATATGGCTTACCGCCTCCAAACTTAGGCGAAGAATCTTTAGCCTCTAATGAAATGTATATCGGAAGGACTATCCAACTTTGTAACAGGCAGAAACATCGTCAACTACAATTCGATCTGGTTGAGCATATCACAATGTTCCATAATAATGATTAACTAGCTCTGtagcccgtgcaatgcacggaCATGCTCTATATTGGGCGAATCGATATTATTTTAGTTTTCCTTGTTGATAATATTTCATGTTGTCCCCCCTCCTAATGATGATGGATTTATTTTTGTATATGAGTAGATTTTTATTTTGATGACATTGGTGTAATAGTGTTTATCTACAATTAACGTAGAGACTTGTAGTGACATTTCTTGTTTTTTACTGTTAAGGACGATCCATGGaaattttttagaaattttagtaATTTTACATAATATAGTTGTTTGTTTACATaagattttattttataattgttatttgaattttagtattcTTCAATTTTAATTTCCGACCTCAGTAACTCTTTCCCCTCTCtcaaaaaatattaataaatccACATCTCACGGCATACTAGGCGCTTTCGGGTTGTATTTTAATATGTAAACTTTACCaagattatttattttagttaatattaTCCGTTCATGCCATAATGACGGAGTAAAATACCAATATAAACCAACATTATCAtatattttatgaattatgaagACCATAAGTTAAAGGTTTTTTTTACATAAATTcacacatacatatacatatatatata
The sequence above is drawn from the Apium graveolens cultivar Ventura unplaced genomic scaffold, ASM990537v1 ctg4370, whole genome shotgun sequence genome and encodes:
- the LOC141701773 gene encoding uncharacterized protein LOC141701773 — encoded protein: MGSGTNLDNIIAAAHGFHKTKYNKKFNFDKHWNDLKRYPKWRQPKETNNGSAKRTKFSDFGNYSSLMNETPTDENVVESPVRPKGTKAAKRDGKKSAIKIYTTDENSDMSKEFIEEGSSTTTKRVICKDREAGHERLERDYFAQNPVYPLDTFRRRFRMGRHVFLRIVDALSNFDPYFQQKVDALERKGLSPLQNSRRPYPNSNDVQRLIKMGKARGFPGMMGSIDYMHLQWKNCPKAWKGMFMRGHKGVPTILLNVVASSDLWI
- the LOC141701774 gene encoding uncharacterized protein LOC141701774, with translation MGYVRETIPRPQGEKRKLFSKYQEGHRKNVEMTFGVLQSQFAIVHDPTQFWDKEDLAKIMRACIILHNMIVEDERDTYVTPFGALPSYDDATYGLPPPNLGEESLASNEMYIGRTIQLCNRQKHRQLQFDLVEHITMFHNND